A window of the Salvelinus fontinalis isolate EN_2023a chromosome 14, ASM2944872v1, whole genome shotgun sequence genome harbors these coding sequences:
- the LOC129810673 gene encoding phospholipid phosphatase 2-like isoform X1 — protein sequence MMDLRKKKMYVLVDVMCVAVAALPFLIMTVVFRPYLRGVYCDDEDIMYPLKPDTITHGLLAAVTISCTVIIISSGEAYLVYSKRIHSNSEFNGYVAALYKVLGTFLFGAAVSQSLTDLAKFSIGRPRPNFMAVCNPKVCKGYMLEINCTGIPRDVTESRLSFYSGHSSFGMYCMLFLALYVQARLRAKWARLLRPTIQFFLVAFAVYVGYTRVSDYRHHWSDVLVGFLQGALIAILNVRHVSDFFKQRPPRCSSQETAESEELERKPSLQMADAEHNNRYSYPGPV from the exons CTGCTCTGCCCTTCCTCATCATGACTGTTGTGTTCCGGCCCTACCTGAGGGGTGTGTACTGTGACGATGAGGACATCATGTACCCCCTCAAACCTGACACCATCACCCACGGCTTGCTGGCTGCAGTCACCATCTCCTGCACTGTCATCATT ATATCATCAGGAGAGGCCTACCTCGTCTACAGTAAGAGGATCCACTCTAACTCTGAGTTCAACGGGTACGTGGCGGCACTCTACAAGGTGCTGGGTACCTTCCTGTTCGGggcagctgtcagccaatcactgACGGACCTGGCCAAGTTCTCCATCGGACGCCCTCGGCCCAACTTCATGGCCGTCTGCAACCCCAAGGTCTGCAAAGGCTACATGCTGGAGATCAACTGCACCGGCATTCCTCGGGACGTCACTGAGTCCAG GCTGTCCTTCTACTCCGGCCACTCCTCCTTTGGGATGTACTGTATGCTGTTTCTAGCA TTGTATGTCCAGGCGAGGCTGAGGGCTAAGTGGGCAAGACTTCTCAGACCCACAATCCAGTTCTTCCTTGTGGCCTTTGCGGTGTACGTGGGCTACACACGCGTGTCTGATTACAGGCACCACTGGAGCGACGTTCTGGTGGGCTTCCTCCAAGGCGCTCTCATTGCCATCCTCAAC GTACGCCACGTATCAGACTTCTTCAAGCAGCGTCCTCCCCGCTGCTCCAGCCAAGAGACGGCTGAGAGCGAGGAACTGGAGCGCAAACCCAGCCTGCAGATGGCAGATGCAGAGCACAACAACCGTTACAGCTACCCAGGGCCTGTGTGA
- the LOC129810673 gene encoding phospholipid phosphatase 2-like isoform X2, which translates to MTVVFRPYLRGVYCDDEDIMYPLKPDTITHGLLAAVTISCTVIIISSGEAYLVYSKRIHSNSEFNGYVAALYKVLGTFLFGAAVSQSLTDLAKFSIGRPRPNFMAVCNPKVCKGYMLEINCTGIPRDVTESRLSFYSGHSSFGMYCMLFLALYVQARLRAKWARLLRPTIQFFLVAFAVYVGYTRVSDYRHHWSDVLVGFLQGALIAILNVRHVSDFFKQRPPRCSSQETAESEELERKPSLQMADAEHNNRYSYPGPV; encoded by the exons ATGACTGTTGTGTTCCGGCCCTACCTGAGGGGTGTGTACTGTGACGATGAGGACATCATGTACCCCCTCAAACCTGACACCATCACCCACGGCTTGCTGGCTGCAGTCACCATCTCCTGCACTGTCATCATT ATATCATCAGGAGAGGCCTACCTCGTCTACAGTAAGAGGATCCACTCTAACTCTGAGTTCAACGGGTACGTGGCGGCACTCTACAAGGTGCTGGGTACCTTCCTGTTCGGggcagctgtcagccaatcactgACGGACCTGGCCAAGTTCTCCATCGGACGCCCTCGGCCCAACTTCATGGCCGTCTGCAACCCCAAGGTCTGCAAAGGCTACATGCTGGAGATCAACTGCACCGGCATTCCTCGGGACGTCACTGAGTCCAG GCTGTCCTTCTACTCCGGCCACTCCTCCTTTGGGATGTACTGTATGCTGTTTCTAGCA TTGTATGTCCAGGCGAGGCTGAGGGCTAAGTGGGCAAGACTTCTCAGACCCACAATCCAGTTCTTCCTTGTGGCCTTTGCGGTGTACGTGGGCTACACACGCGTGTCTGATTACAGGCACCACTGGAGCGACGTTCTGGTGGGCTTCCTCCAAGGCGCTCTCATTGCCATCCTCAAC GTACGCCACGTATCAGACTTCTTCAAGCAGCGTCCTCCCCGCTGCTCCAGCCAAGAGACGGCTGAGAGCGAGGAACTGGAGCGCAAACCCAGCCTGCAGATGGCAGATGCAGAGCACAACAACCGTTACAGCTACCCAGGGCCTGTGTGA